In Plasmodium gaboni strain SY75 chromosome 14, whole genome shotgun sequence, one genomic interval encodes:
- a CDS encoding 40S ribosomal protein S3 translates to MSAPISKKRKFINDGVFQAELNEFLARILAEDGYSGVEVRVTPIRTEVIIRATRTREVLGDKGRRIRELTSLVQKRFFNKSTNSVELFAERVEHRGLCAMAQAESLRYKLLKGLAVRRACYGVLRHIMESGAKGCEVIVSGKLRAQRAKSMKFRDGYLISTGEPSKRFVNTATRSAQLKQGVLGIKVKIMLPTAIDTRTGLTSILPDNISVLEPKTDTVDL, encoded by the exons atgtcAGCTCCC ATTTCAAAAAAGCGAAAGTTTATTAATGATGGTGTTTTTCAAGCCGAGTTAAATGAATTTTTAGCTCGTATTCTGGCAGAAGATGGATATTCAGGTGTTGAAGTTAGGGTTACACCTATAAG aaCGGAGGTTATTATTAGAGCCACTCGTACCAGAGAAGTTCTTGGAGATAAAGGAAGGAGAATACGTGAATTAACATCACTAGTACAAAAAAGATTCTTTAATAAATCAACAAATAGTGTTGAATTATTTGCTGAGAGAGTAGAGCATAGAGGATTGTGTGCAATGGCACAAGCCGAATCATTAAGATACAAACTATTAAAAGGTTTAGCAGTTAGAAGAGCATGTTATGGAGTTTTAAGACATATAATGGAATCTGGTGCCAAAGGATGTGAAGTTATTGTATCAGGAAAATTAAGAGCTCAAAGAGCTAAAAGTATGAAATTTAGAGATGGATATTTAATATCTACAGGAGAACCATCTAAAAGATTTGTTAACACTGCTACAAGATCAGCACAATTAAAACAAGGAGTCTTAGGTATTAAAGTTAAAATTATGTTACCAACTGCTATTGATACTAGAACAGGATTAACTTCTATTTTACCTGATAATATTTCTGTTTTAGAACCCAAAACTGATACTGTagatttataa
- a CDS encoding putative kelch-like domain-containing protein phosphatase, translating to MNNGSFKETSVCRKEKQKGDIPAPRFGHTATYLGNNKVAIFGGAIGDAGKYNITDDIYLYDLTQNKWKKLITENTPSARAAHAAACVDEQQLVIYGGATGGGSLSLDDLYILDLRKEQKYTWMTVPTKGVTPGRRYGHVMVYSKPNLIVFGGNDGQNTLNDVWYMHVEMPPFEWVRVIIPNTCKVPPQRVYHSADMCKEGPASGMIVIFGGRSAENKSLDDTWGLRQHRDGRWDWVEAPIKKGSPPEARYQHTCVFIGSKIFILGGRNDNGCAVPLSTALYNTETIEWVTLPSISKFRHTSWVYKYTIYTFGGFSHQTQQYPTNELECLECFNLLSSLNSLDSEKKKSIKQSSLKQKQLTNENLKHSSSDLRNINSYNLNSQDVINTQQHNVSTNNQFNVSKEIYDLKNNVSIGNTLANVSNVPNLPNAHYRNMFDASSNSSVFRLSNRPMSNKIRLSAHAHAVQENGSDFAFLVRKISIDKLEEEGRKINNGVLCTPVNYISEFKNTVYDKIITTLLNPNITQFEIQYNHNSESIFIIPWANISVLCSIVIDIFKQEDMVLKLRAPIKIYGDIHGQYYDLMRMFQLYKCPVEEDLGEKLNAIGDIDSNDYLFLGDYVDRGSNSLEVICLLFALKCKYPKQIHLIRGNHEDVAINSLYGFQEECKRRLKEDVTDKDSCWYQINQVFEWLPIGAIIEDKILCVHGGIGKSINQISDISQLKRPLVVSQVPQNLNEQKVTDLLWSDPTDNDSILGTIPNDIRDPDGTGHIVKYGPDRVHKFLEENDLQLIIRAHECVMDGFERFAGGKLITLFSATNYCNSHKNAGALLFIRRDLTVIPKLIYPAKDEVRFFNTWDTKMTELRPPTPPRNQPKMRELNFGAP from the exons ATGAATAATGGGTCGTTTAAAGAAACAAGTGTTTGtagaaaagaaaaacaaaaaggAGACATTCCTGCTCCTCGTTTCGGACATACTGCTACATATTTAGGTAATAACAAAGTTGCTATATTTGGTGGGGCTATTGGGGATGCaggaaaatataatataacagatgatatatatttatatgatttaaCACAAAACAAATGGAAAAAGTTAATAACAGAAAATACACCATCCGCTAGAGCAGCGCATGCAGCTGCTTGTGTTGATGAACAACAATTAGTGATATATGGAGGAGCTACCGGTGGTGGTTCCTTATCTTTAGATgatttgtatatattagatttaagaaaagaacaaaaatatacatGGATGACAGTACCAACAAAAGGTGTAACTCCTGGGAGAAGATATGGACATGTAATGGTTTATAGTAAACCAAATTTAATAGTGTTTGGAGGAAATGATGGACAAAATACTTTAAATGATGTATGGTATATGCATGTTGAAATGCCACCTTTTGAATGGGTTCGTGTTATTATTCCTAATACTTGTAAAGTGCCACCACAAAGAGTGTATCATTCTGCAGATATGTGTAAAGAAGGACCAGCTAGTGGTATGATTGTTATATTTGGTGGTAGAAGTGCAGAAAATAAATCTTTAGATGATACCTGGGGATTAAGACAACATAGAGATGGAAGATGGGATTGGGTAGAAGCTcctataaaaaaaggaagTCCACCAGAAGCTCGTTATCAACATACATGCGTTTTTATAGGAtctaaaatatttattttagGTGGTAGAAATGATAATGGATGTGCTGTTCCTTTATCTACAGCTCTTTATAATACCGAAACCATTGAATGGGTTACATTACCATCTATATCTAAATTTAGACACACATCGTGGGTCTACAAATATACCATATATACTTTTGGTGGGTTTAGTCATCAAACACAACAATATCCAACTAATGAATTAGAATGTTTAGAATGCTTCAATCTTTTATCATCCTTAAATTCATTGGATTctgaaaagaaaaaaagtATTAAACAATCGTCtttaaaacaaaaacaatTAACTAATGAAAATTTGAAACACTCAAGTAGTGATCttagaaatataaattcttataatttaaatagTCAAGATGTTATTAATACACAACAACATAATGTATCTACAAATAATCAGTTTAATGTATCAAAAGAAATCTATGATTTGAAGAATAATGTTAGTATTGGTAACACATTAGCGAATGTATCGAATGTACCAAATCTTCCAAATGCACATTATAGAAATATGTTTGATGCTTCATCTAACTCTTCAGTTTTTAGATTATCCAACAGACCAATGTCGAACAAAATAAGATTATCAGCACATGCCCATGCTGTTCAAGAGAATGGCAGTGACTTTGCTTTTCTTGTTCGTAAAATTTCTATAGATAAATTAGAAGAAGAAGGTAGAAAAATCAATAATGGTGTTTTATGTACACCTGTAAATTATATAAGTGAATTTAAGAATACAGTTtatgataaaattattacTACATTATTAAATCCAAATATCACACAATTTGAAATACAATACAACCATAATTCAGAAtcaatatttattatacCATGGGCTAATATTTCTGTATTATGTTCGATAgttatagatatatttaagCAAGAAGACATGGTATTAAAACTAAGAGCACcgataaaaatatatggtGATATACATGGTCAATATTATGATTTAATGCGTATGTTccaattatataaatgtcCAGTAGAAGAAGATTTAGGTGAAAAGTTAAATGCAATTGGAGATATTGATTCAAatgattatttatttttaggAGATTATGTGGATAGAGGTTCTAATAGTTTGGAAGTTATTTGTTTACTTTTTGCGttaaaatgtaaatatCCAAAACAAATTCATTTAATTCGAGGGAATCATGAAGATGTAGCTATTAATAGTCTTTATGGTTTCCAAGAGGAATGTAAAAGAAGATTGAAAGAAGATGTAACAGATAAGGATTCTTGTTGGTATCAAATAAATCAAGTTTTTGAATGGTTACCAATAGGTGCTATAATAGAAGATAAAATTTTATGTGTACATGGTGGAATTGGAAAATCCATTAATCAAATTTCTGATATTTCACAATTAAAAAGACCACTCGTAGTTTCACAAGTTCCTcaaaatttaaatgaacaaaaaGTTACAGATTTATTATGGTCTGATCCAACTGATAATGATTCTATATTAGGAACTATTCCTAATGATATAAGAGACCCAGATGGTACAGGTCACATTGTTAAATATGGACCCGATCGTGTTCATAAATTTCTAGAAGAAAATGATCTTCAATTAATTATAAGAGCACATGAATGCGTTATGGATGGTTTTGAACGATTTGCAGGTGGAAAATTAATAACCTTATTCTCAGCAACAAATTATTGTAATTCACATAAAAATGCAGGAgcattattatttattagAAGAGATCTTACTGTAATACCAAAACTTATTTATCCAGCTAAAGACGAAGTGCGATTCTTTAATACATg GGATACCAAAATGACGGAGTTAAGACCACCAACACCACCAAGAAATCAACCCAAAATGAGAGAATTAAATTTTGGTGCTCCATGA
- a CDS encoding hypothetical protein (conserved Plasmodium protein, unknown function) encodes MKTYINLLFLLSLLKVTFIYSKEHVNNNEEDSSIYYYGFINNEVYNHYLPSKYANIKRDNNLIKISCSKGYTVEVKRAYIVDLEDEVNDYTKMAAEICLKKEECNIDIKKFKRNTNNNAIDFSTELNVEYICMSSQKNLYDGTHFHQGVTHKYLIVRDQTLACAEKNQNVITVSSINKALEVCNMDNCNFVVWNPNEKRATICKENVYENMIEKKNNIIYIHPNYFFTYGHATFLNYMSICDNIIKHIPYNLSISKSVDVCSHLDCDYFTKSYPGSIRSLDNTKNGKSWFCKGFPTIIPMDGFITSVKLSKFT; translated from the exons atgaaaacatatattaatttattatttttgttgtctttattaaaagttacatttatttattcaaaaGAACATGTGAATAATAATGAGGAAGATAGTTCCATATATTATTACGG GTTTATAAATAACGAAGTATATAACCATTATTTACCCTCAAAATATGCtaatataaaaagagat AATAATTTGATTAAAATATCATGTAGTAAAGGATACACAGTAGAAGTAAAAAGAGCATATATTGTAGATTTAGAGGATGAAG TAAATGATTATACAAAAATGGCAGCTGAAATCTGCCTAAAGAAGGAAGAATGCAAT atagatataaaaaaattcaaaagGAATACAAACAATAATGCTATTGACTTTTCTACAGAATTGAACGTAGAATATATCTGTATGAG TTCACAAAAAAATCTTTATGATGGAACACATTTTCATCAAGGTGTCACACATAAATACCTCAT TGTACGAGACCAAACATTAG CTTGTGCTGAAAAAAACCAAAATGTAATCACAGTGTCTTCTATAAATAAAGCTTTAGAAGTATGTAATATGGATAATTGTAATTTTGTTGTATGGAATCCTAATGAAAAGAGAGCTACCATATGCAAGGAAAATGTTTATGAG AATATgatagaaaaaaagaataatataatttatattcatcctaactatttttttacatatgGACATGCAACCTTTCTAAATTATATGTCTATAtgtgataatattattaaacaTATTCCATATAATTTAAGTATTTCGAAATCTGTTGACGTATGTTCACATCTCGACTGTGATTATTTTACAAAAA gtTATCCAGGATCAATTAGATCCTTAGACAACACAAAGAATGGGAAATCATG GTTTTGCAAAGG ATTTCCCACGATTATACCAATGGACGGATTTATTACAAGTGTAAAGTTGAGTAAATTTACTTAG